The DNA region TCTTCATTGTAGTACCTATAACTATTGAAGGTATCAATACTTTTAGGAACCAACAGGCCTAGGGCATCATAATGCCTTAACATCCTTATACTAATCCTTGATAATTTCGAAAAATCTCCTATTTTTAACATTGATTTTACCTCACATATATATGTTTTCTTGAGCTCATCTTTATTATAAAGTGTACCATAATGTGAGAGTCAATATAAATATTATCTTTTTCAAAATTCATTAAGATTAGCATTGAGATGCTCGAACCACAAGAACCATCCCCCTGGTTAGACAATCACCACATGAATTTTTCCATCATCTGATAATTTAATCCTATTACCTTCAATCTTCTCTCCGTCAAGGAGGAGTCCTTCAGCCACCATAACCCCTTTACTTCGGCTTTCTACTTGTATTTCATAAACCGTCGTTTTATATTTATATGTTATAGTAAAATCTCCAAAACTTGTAGGCGTTGTCGGATCGATGATCAGCTCATCCTCTTCTTTTCTAATACCCAAAAACCAATGAACCAATCCTTGATACATCCAACCCGCTGAACCCGTATACCAGCTCCATCCACCCCTACCTGTATAAGGCGCGCTTAGAGAAATGTCAGCAATCATAACGTAAGGTTCTTTTTCATACTTGAGTGACTCTCTCTTACTCGAAGTGATATGGATCGGATTGAGTATGGTAAAAAGTGTATCCGCCAGACTGTAATCACGGATCATCGTACTGGCAATAGCCAGCCACACCGCTGCATGGGTATACTGACCTCCATTTTCCCTAATCCCTGGGTAGTAATTTTTGATATACCCCGGGTTTTTGTCAGTTTTATCAAACGGTGGTGCAAGTAGTAGGGAAATACCGTCTTCTTCTCTGACCAGATATCGTACAGCTGATTGCATTGCAACTTCAGCCCTATCTTTCTGTGCACCTTTTGATATCACACTCCAAGACTGACTGATAGAGTCAATTCGGCATTCAGCGTTTTCTTTTGAACCCAACTTACTATAATCATCATAAAAGGCTCTAAGGTACCAATCGCCATCCCATGAATGGGACTCGATATTTGTAAGTAGTGTCTTTCTCATTTCCTCAAATTGTTCTCCACTTTCAATATCCCCTTCATGATGACAAAGGGGTATAAAATCACCTAATACAGTATATAGAAACCAGGCTAACCAGACACTTTCTCCTGTTCCTTCTATACCTACCATGTTCATACCATCATTCCAATCACCACCGCCCATTAAGGGAAGTCCATGCTTGCCAAACTCTGTATGAAGAATTGTAAGTTTACAATGTTCATAAATACTGGCGGAAATCTCCGATTTTTCAGCTGTAACCATGGCTTCATGCTGACCTTCTTCGAGTAAAGGACCTTTGATATAATGCACTTTTTCTTTTAAGATCGTATAATCACCTGTACTACGAATATAAGCCGAGGTTGCATAGGGTAACCATAATAAATCATCCGTTATTTTCGTGCGAACACCTACACCCATGGGCATATGCCACCAATGTTGAACATCACCCTCCTCAAACTGCCGACTACAAGCAATTAAGATTTGATTTTTTAGTGCTGTTGGATCCGTAATCAAAAGAGAAAGTGCATCTTGAAGTTGATCTCTAAATCCATAAGCACCACCACACTGATAAAAGGCAGCTCTTGCATTAATTCTACAAGATATTGTTTGATATAATAGCCAACCGTTGACCATAATGTCAATCGCCCGATCATTTGTCTTGACTTGAATCGTACCAAGCATCTCTTCCCAGTAATCATTTACGCGTTTTAGTTCCTTTGTAGCTTTTCTTAAATCTTTATACTTATATCTTAGTTTGCTGATTTCTTCAAGATGAACACTTTGTCCTAGCCCAAAAATGATGGTTTTACTCTCATTTGGCTTCATTGAAATGGATACTTGAATAGCACCACAGGAGTCGTAAGACACACCGGTGTTGTTGGATAATTTGATGTCGAGACCTTCCGGATTCAATATCGAACCTTTTCGACCTAAAAATTCATGGCGATCACCTGTATACCCTATAATCATCTCACTTGTAAACATAAAGGCGTTGTGTTTGCGAAAATGATAGTTATAAATACTTTTTGCACTCAAGTATTCATGCTCATTGTTATATTCTGTTAAGATATAGGGATTGGTTTGCTCTCTTTCAGTTCCAAGAACCCACTCTACGTAATAGGTAAGACCCATAAACCTTTCTCTATCAGAATGATTTGTAAGTTTTAATTCCCAAATCTTAATAGGTTCATCCAATGGTGTGAACACTGTTAGCTCCTGTTCAATACTTTCCTCCTCATGATAAAACTTTGAGTAACCAAAGCCGTGTCGAACCAAATAAGTTCCCCTGTCCGTTTTACCTAAAGAGGTGGGTGTCATTACCTTTCCGCTTATTTCATCTTTTATATATATGGCTTCTGATGCTTTGTCACTGACAGGATCATTGGACCAGGGTGTTATCTTATTCTCCCTGCTATTCGTTGCCCAAGTGAATCCAGCACCAGACTCCGATATATGAAATCCGAAGTTTTTGTTTGCAATTACATTAATCCAAGGCGCTGGTGGCTTATTTTTACCTTCAAGAAGTATCTCATATTCACTTCCATCTTTTACAAACCCACCAAAACCATTAAAAAATTCATATTCATTGTCAAGATTCAAGTTTCTTCGCCTCCTTCTGTCTTTCTATATTTCTACAACTTCTTCAATAATCTCTTTTAATGTCTCTTTAATATTTCTAAAGTAAATACCTGTTTTTTCATTAAAGACAACTCTTGCAACTGTGAACAGTAAATCCAGCTCAGCTGGGATGACTTGATTCGAGTGGAGTATGAAAAGACTGGGTCTGTCTCTACTTTCATCATAAATTCTAAGTGAGGATGTCATATCATTTAACAAATCATGTAGTTCTTGTATATAACCATGCTTTGCTTCACTGAGTATAATTAAGTCAACTTTGACCTGATTGATTCTTAAATATTCATAAGCCTTTAATACATCTCGTACGACACTTGCCGCTTCAATCGATTTTACCGTTAACAACATAATTGGATTATCACCTGATACGCCAAATTTCCATAAGAAGCTTTGGTTTTTCCAATTCCGTCTAATATTTTCTGCAGGTCCTCTGTAATAACCTGAAGGATAGAATAAAGGGCTAATTAAATCTTGGAATGCATTTAATTGTTTTCTAGAAATATCTAAGTATTTGAGCTCGATTGCACTTTGAAGTCTGAATTTTTCAAACATATCATCTATTCTATAATCAATACTTAATTCATCGCTTATCGCGATAGCCTCTTCTTTGCTTTTACTCACACCCGTGATAAAGGAAACACTTGTTGATTCTCCTTCTGCCAAGGCAATATTTACCCGTAGACTCATAATGGGATCATTACAAAATCCTGTGCTATTAGAAAGTAATATACTGTCTACAACGGTAACCGGGTTCATTAATGTATTGTTTCTACCTATGAATTTTAGTCGGTCATTCTCATATGCAACATTCTTTGATAGATTTACATCGGTTTTTACCATATGCATTAAGTATGGATTATTGCCCTCTTTATTACTTCGTCGTCTAGATAAGAAAATACCATGTTCTTCGATATACTCGCTTTCTATAAAAAGCTTATTAAAGGCAGGGTGACTCAGTTCCGCAAGAAAACGATCGCCAACGACTTCCATATAACTTGTTAATTCAAGTTGTTTTAGATCTTTCCCATTATTGGTCAAAGTCACTTTTCTAATTTCCAGATTATAATTTGGAGAAAGACTCACTTCTGTATGTGTAATTATATCGCCATCTGTTCTTTTGAATTCAGCCTTATGGGGGTGAAAAATGGCTTCATAATCTTCAGGTTCTTTTTTTGTAGGATTATACGTTGTACTCCATACTGAATTTTTATTCATATCTTTGATATAAATGTAATTACCTGTATTGGCATAAAGATCTGATCGCCATCTATATAGCATCATATCATTATAACTGCTAAAGCCATCTCCATCCGAAGTGATCATAAGAGAATAGTTGTTATTGCTAAAATACCTGACTACGGCTATTTCAGGTGCAACACTGTTAACATAGCGATTGCTAAGTACATCTTCTTCCAATTCCATTTTTCTGATTTTTATCGTGTAGCCTCTCTTGGCTATAGATATGAAGTGGGATTGGCGTTTTTCCTCAAGTAATACCTCAGTGGCTTTTACCATAGCTTCTGCATGGAATCTCGTACGCATGATGCCATTGTTCAAGAAATTATTAATAGCTACAAGATTCATACCTTGATGATGGGCCATAAATGATCGAACGATACAATAGGGTGTCTCGTACTCCGGATCCGGACCATTAAAGTCTATAGCTTCATAATACCCATAGGTACTAAAAGCACCCAAATCCGACATTCTTCTAAGATTCGACATGGCTTCCTCACTTGCATACTCTAGAGCAAGAAATGTAGCATATGGCGCTACTACTAAAGGCTCTTTGAGAGCCGGTTGCAGACGTAACTTAGGTATACCAAATGCTTTGTATTGATAGTTGGCGTCTAAGTCAAATCGATAATACTGAGACTCAGATATGCCCCAGGGTATGGACATATGCTTAGCATAATTAATATGCTGTAGCACTGCTGCTTTAGATGTTTCTGCATATACTGAGCCATCATACTCTTTCATGACTAGGTTTGGCATAAGGTATTCAAACATCGTGCCGCTCCAAGATACAAAGCAAGGTAAGCCATCGATCATGGTAAAGGGGCGGCCCAACTTGCTCCAATGTTTTAATGGCACCTCGCCCCTGGCTATGGCTATAAAACTCGTTAGTGATGATTCTGAAGCCATCAAGTCGTAACAACCGGCATCTTTTGTTTGAGATGATACATGATAACCGATAAGAAATAGTAATCGTTTTTCATTGTATAAAAATCTAAACTCAGCTTCTTTAAGCATAGAATCTATTGTGTGGCTAACCACTTTTATTCTACTAACCATATCCTTTGCAGCGTCATTATCTTCTAGTGCTAGCTGTCCTAAGGTAGGGCAGTCCAAGAAGGGAATATCTTCTAAGTTAAATACTTCTACCTCGTTTATGATTATATCTAAACTACTTAGGACTTCTCCTATTCTATGAGAACCCTCACCCAATTTCTGTTCATTGCTTTTTATAAGCGCTCTTATATCCGAAAGATCTGCCGAGAATTCTCCAATTGTACCGTAATCATCTTTTAATAACATATTTGTTTGACTCGTTTTTAATGTGTGTCTAAGCTCCGAGATTAGATGTGTCGTAAAAATAGGTGTATCTAGTTGTTCTATAATACCGTTTTTTAGGGCTATAAGGTGCCCAAAAAAGTTTCCACTATCTACCGTAGATATATAATCCGGGTGTAATATTTCAAGGGTGCTTGTGTTATACCAGTTATAAAGATGACCTTTCCACTTCGGCAGAGTGCCTATAGTCTCCAATAATCTTTCTTCATGGGCAATCATGGTACTTAAAGTCTCAAAGCCAAAGTCTCTTGCAGAAAGCGTAGCTAGGAGTTGAAGACCAATATTTGTTGGAGAGGTTTTGTTAGATAGCTTTTCTTTAGGTGCATACTGATAATTATCCGGACATAAATAGTTATTGTCTTTTGTTGCATGATCTTTGAAAAAAAGCCAGGTTCTTCGAGCTGTCTCTAGAAGAAGTTCCCTATCTTCTAACGCGCCTTTTATGAATCGTTCTTCTCTTGGTTGGCTCATACGATAGGCCATCCAAAAGGACATACCCCAAGCAAGTGCTAAGGCACCGTAGATGGCTATAGCTACCGGATGAACTGTCTGCACTATTAATAGTCCCACTAAAACCATAGCCGCAATAATCGCACTAAACATATTAAAGAAATAACCTCTTAATGTATTTACAACTGAAGCATCTTCATTTTCTGATGTATTCCACCTCAGCATTTTTTCTTGACTGATGAGCACTCTAAAAACTGTTCTCATGATTGCATCTGTAGCTATCTGAGCCCTGTATGGTGTAATAACAAGCTCCATAAGTGCTCTTTCAAACATTAACATGATCTCTTTAAATAAACCCTTATAGACAATGGTAAACTGAGGTCTATTGATTTTTTGTGAAATTATTGCGTATAGTAGAGATGCGAAATTAAGTATGTCAGAAAAGAAAACTAAGGGTAGCCACAAATAAAAAACCTTAGGCATAATAGCTAAATTTATGATAATGAAAAGTGTTTTGGATACAGGGACTATGCTACGTCTTAAATTATCTAATATTTTCCATTTGGATATTACGTTTAAGCTAATGCCATTTTTTGGCTTCCTTTTAAACAACCAAGGTAACAGTTGCCAATCGCCTCGAATCCACCTGTGCTCTCTTTTTACAAATGAAAGCACACTACTTGGAAATGTATCCATGATTTTTACCGAACTTGAGAAAGCTGTTTTGACATAGCAACTTTCTAAGAGGTCATGACTGAGCACACTATTGTCCGGTATTATTTTATTTAAGATTAAGTGAAAAGCCTCCACGTGATAAATGCCTTTACCTGTATAGACGCCTTCGTTAAACACATCTTGATATATATCAGATTGAATAGATGAATAGTTTGCTAGCCCTGTTTGGCCTCCAAACACTTCAGGAAAGCGACTGCTTTTTTTATCAACTATATGATTACCAATCGAAGGCTGTATGATGGCATACCCTTCTTTCACCCTCTTACTAACCGGATCTATAACCGGCTGATTGAGGGGATGGTCAATAAGACCCACGAGTTTTGACGCATTATCCCTAATCAGATTAGAGTCCGCATCTAAAGTGATGACATATTTGAAAGTTTCTAATAAGGCTTCCTCGCATAATAATGTCGTAAAGCTTGTATCTTCCTTCTTAATGCCACTTAAGAGATTATTAAATTCCTCCAGCTTCCCTCTTTTTCTTTCCCAACCCATATAGCAATTTTCCGACTTGTTCCATTGCCTTTCTCTTATAAACAGAGAAAATCGTTGATGAGTTGATGGGTAAAGCACATTTAGTGCATTGATTTTTTTTATAAGAGCTTTCTCAAGAATCTCGTCTTTTGGCATAACTTTTTCAGGTGCATCCTCAAAATCGGCTAAAAGTCCAAAGTAGAGATTATCTTGTCGATTAGCTAAATAATGCTTTTCTAGCCTTTCAAGATACTCGATACATTGAGATTTTGATGAAACAAGTACAGGCATGACTAAAAATGTTCTGGAGTGATCCGGAATTTCTTCTAGATAATCTAAAGAAGGAATCTTTGCTACAGCCATCCGCCTTGTAAAGATATGATTGGTTAACTCTATAGCAATTCCTGTCAACATCGGTAACCCAACGACCAAAACGATCACATATATATTGATATCCTCAACTAACCCAAAACGCTTCATCATAAATATTACAAAAACAGATATAGAAACAACAAGCAAGAAGCCGGTTATAAAATAACTGATGCCTTTTATATTCTGTTTCTTTTCTAGATTTTCCGGTGCTTTTTTATTTAATACTTTTGCTTTAAGGAGGGGGTATCCCTTCCCTATAAGATAGGTGCCCACATGATGGGGACAATTAAGGTCCTCTCTACCTGCTTTGGCCAGTTCTAGAGCATATTCTGCTATTACACCTTCTTCAATATGATGTTTAAGAGATAGTTTTACAATAATCCCTCTGTACATACCCTTACTTGCGGAATCCATTTTGGCATATACACCATCAGGATCATTTATTAGGATACTTTCAAGGAGTGAGAAAGCCTCAAAAAACTTTTCTTCATCTACTTCGCTAATGCCTTTGAGACTCACAATAAGCGCACGAATATCAGACTCCAAGTAGGATTCTAATTTACTTTCTTCAAGAAATACCTTGGAGGGCTTAATGCGCTTATTAGCTGATTTGGATTTATAGTGATGGGCCACATAACGCTGAATGGATTCTTCCTCAAATGACATGTTCTTTAATTGGTATATGACATGGGCATGAAAAGAGAAGTTTTTTCTGCAGTCCGCATCAACTTCACTAAGAAAGGAAGCAATATCGATAACACCAGGTTGTACCCCTAGCTTTTCCTTAACAAATTTTTCTGCTTTGGCCTTTATCTTTACGATACTCACAACTTCTTCTGCTACTTCTATAATACTTTCTAGTAAGCAAAATCCAATCATCTCCGGTAGTACCCATAACTCTTTATCCAGTAAGTGTATCTCTTTTTGATAGGCTTGAAGCATGATGGAAATATTTTCTTCGTTTAAATGCCCACCGGAAATGGCCACCATTTTTTTCGCCACAACATAGATCCTCGGATAGCCATGATACTCTTTTGATCTAAGTATCGGTAGGATCTCATAATTTGTACCTCTCGTTCTGACCTTTTTTATTTCTCTGTATAACATTTGGTAGTTGTCAAACAACCAACGCGCCGCAGGAATTAAGGCGATTAAATCAGAAGATATTTCAGAAATACTGCTACGTATTTGGTTTAATTTTTTATATGCAATTTGATTATAATCCCCAAGTACAAAATTATAGCGCATCAACTTGACATTTTGGTGATTCTTCGCCAGATCTAGCATTTGCTGTTCCCACTCAACCGGTCCAAGTATGTCATCCATCCCAATAGGTTCAATGGGCAAAATAGCCCTCTTTCTTATATGGATGTACCTGACATAAAGAAAAATCATGACACCTATAAGAAGAATTGCAACCAATGCCCTATTAAAACCAACCGATCTATTCAGTAAAAAACTACTTATTGTTCCTATTATATTTAATACCATTTAAACACTACCTTCCTAATAAAACACAGCCCTCATAGTCTTATATCATAACTATAATTTTCAAGTTAGAACAAAGATGCTACGCTTCGCTTTGCAAAGCAAATTGTTCCGGCAGGAAAGATTTCCTTGATAGTTAATGCGGCGCTTCTACGCATTAACATAGCATAGACTTTCCTAGAGAATAAAAAAACATCAATAAAATAATACATATATTCATTATACCATTAATAACTGAAAATTACTGGCAACTACCGTTTAATTATCTGCAGTCGGCAGATGCTCAGTTTCTGATGTATGATTTTATAACAAATAATGGTGTATTTATTATACACTTTATTATATAGACATACATTAGTTAATGTGTTGCATTAACAAATAAATATTTTCAGAAGTTTCTGTTTTTTGTTCCCTTATATTAAAAGCTATTATAAGCATAAAAATACCTCCAAGTAAACAATCCTATTTTAATGAATTAGACTGCTTACTTTGGAAGTATTCTATCTGTGATACCTTTTTATCTTTTAAATATGGGTTATAATTGTTACACCTATTTACCCTATTAACTTTCTATCTATAGTGCTAATAAAAACCTCTTTTATATGCTTTTGGAATCCCTTCTAGTATGCCCGCTTGTTGATACATCTTCAAAGGAAAATAAGGATCACGTAGCAACAGTCTTCCTAGTGCTATGAGGTCGCATCGATTGTTATTTATTATTTCTTCAATCATCTCAATACTGGTTATTAAGCCAACCGCTATCGTTGCCACCTGACACTCATGCTTGATTTGCTCAGCAAAACGTATTTGATATCCGGGATAAACCTGCATACTAACAGGCGCCAAACCACCGGAACTTGTATGTATTATATCTAGTTTCCCCTTCACTTGGTCGATAATCCTGACCATCTCATCACCATCGATACCACCAACCATATAATCAGAAGCGGACACTCTTAGACCAAGAGCAACATGCTCAGGAATAGCAGCCTTAACTTGATCTATTATCCAATTAAGGAGTCGACATCGGTTCTCCAAGCTACCACCAAATTGATCTTCTCGCTGGTTGGTTACCTGTGATAGGAACTCATGATTCAAGTAGCCATGAGCACCATGAATCTCAATATAATCAAAGCCTGCTCTTACTGCCCTCTTAGCGCCTTCTACAAAAGCCTGAATAACTTGTTGTATTTGGTTTTCATCTAGAACTTGTGGCATCCTATAATCATCACTAAACTTAATGGCACTCGGTGCGATTGGTGTTGTCTTTGTCGCTTCACTTTTCCTTCCGGCGTGAGCAATCTGAATCCCTGCACGAGCGCCATGTTTTTTTATTCTGGATGTAATCTCTTTAAGTCCTTCGATCTGTTCATCGTTCCAAATCCCAAGGTCTTGATCCGATATTCTGCCATTAGGCATGACCGCTGTAGCCTCTACAATAATCAAACCAACACCACCAATGGCTCTGGTTTCATAGTGGGTGAAATGGAAATCATTGGCTTTACCATCATCTTTTGCTGAGTACATACACATTGGCGACATGACCAACCGATTTTTTAGTTCAATGTTTCCAAGCTTATATTTTTCCAATGCTTTCATAGGATCTCCTCTATTTCGGTTTTCTTTTTATTCGTGTTTTGTAATATATTTCATGGCAAAATCAATTTGTGCAGGTGTTAATGCTTTTTTCAAAGCTAATTGGTAGTATTTCACTGCTGAATCAACATCGTTTTTCTGATAATGGGAATAGCAAACTGCCGCTCCGTAATAGCCAACACCGGAACTTGGAACCCTTTCATCGTAAATTAAAAACATATCAATGGCTTTTTCTAATTGCATATTGTCGTAATATGCCCAAGCCAGTGAGGCAACATTAGCTGCATCCTTAGGATCTAATTCATAAACTTTTTCATAGTACTTTATGGCTTTTATTTTGTCCGGTGTCAAATTTGCATAAATCACGGCTAATCTTTTAGCTGCAAAAATATTATTTGTATCCATCTCCAGAATTGCCAAATAGCTTTGCTTTGCCTCATCATATTGATTTGCTACTTCATACTGCTTCGCTTGCTCTATCCATTGTGTTGCATCACCAATCGTTAGCTCTACTGTTTTTGATTCTTGTATCCACTTGACGTCGCCTCCAAAATACTGAGTAATAAAGCGAAGCGGGACATAAGTTCTACTGTCTTTTAGTAGAACGGGTACATCCATTGTTTCACTTTTTCCATTCACCAAAATAGATGCACTTCCCACTTTTAGCTCCAGCTTCGTATCAAGTCTTTCTATGGTAATAGAAGAAGTGGCTGCATTCCAGCCTACAGAAGCGCCAAGTGCTTCCGAAATCCCTCTAAGAGGCACAAGGGTACGATTATATGTCTTGTTGAGATAGGGTTCAGTATCAAAAAACAAAGGCTTATTATTTAATAAAATCGTCATAGGAGATTCATTCAGGATCTTAATGACTACTGCATTGGATAAAAGTCTTCCCGGTGTGGTCATATAGCTCCCATTGTAATATAGACCACTGGATCCGCCACCATCTAAGTTCATGGCTTCAACCATACCTAAAGATAGTGCAATCTCACCTAACTGTTTAACTGTAACCCCTGAAACAACGGTCATACCCAGTCTGTTGTCTTCTGTTATACCAATCAAACTTCTCGTCGCAGCAGAACTTGTAATCTTGCCTTCAGTAAACCCTTCAGCACCGGCATCTGCTTTTAACTTACCATTTTCAACCAATGTCGGTCCTGCTCCAACCACTGTTCTAATATTAGCATAGTCAAGGCTTATACCGCTATGCCCCACCGTTGTAAAATCATTAGCGTAGTATTCCATGCGATATTCGGCTGTTTTTCCTAACTCAAACACTTTGCTAACATTCACATCTTTGGTAAGTACCAAAAAGCCATCCGTAGGTATGTAAAAACTGCCACTACCCTTCTTAGTAACCACACCCTTGTCCACCTCAATTGAAGTAAAATCATGACTCGGTCTTGGACCTGCATATTCCGGTGTAAAAATCATGGTCGCAGCAGCATCGGAATAATAGTGGTTAATATTCCATGAATACCAGCTATATGGCCATTCCCATTGGCCATTGGTTCCACCGACGATCTTTACAAAAAGAGGGTCAACACTTACGGTATTGTCGCCTGAAATAGCAAGTACGGAACCTGTGTTTGCCATATGCAACACTTTCCCATCTAACATAAGGGTTCCTGAAGGTTGCATATCAGCATAAGCATTAAAGAAAGAACCATTTATACCCCCAATAGCCGTTGCGTCAGTGTTGCTCGCCGATTGAACTATGGAAGACAAGGCATCGGTTGCTCCAATCTTCCCATGAGCTAATACGGAATCAATACGAATCTTATCGTCTTTCAAATCAGCCCAAAGAACTGAAATGTTTTTATTGCCACCTGTAAAACTAACGGTTCTGCTTTCTTTCCACACACTGGATTGAGCATGTACTGGTGATGTAAATGGAATGCTGATTATCATGAATAGCATTACAAATAGTATGCGCATTGCTTGTTGTGATTTCATTGTCTTTTTTCCTCTCGTTTATAGTTTGACTATAGTCTAGTTATGGTCTAGTTATAGTTTAGTCAATATTTCGCAGGTCTTTTATCGTACCCTCAATCTATTTTTAAGAATCTGGCATTTATAGATACTATAATAGTACTCAGTGACATAAGTACAGCACCCAGTGCCGGACTAATGAGTATACCTTGATTATATAGTATGCCTGCTGCAAGTGGTAGCGCTATTATATTATATCCGGTGGCCCAAATTAGATTTTGAATCATCTTCTTATAGGTTGCTTTTGAAAGCTTTATAATGCTTACGACATCCAGTGGGTTACTCTTGACGAGTATAATATCAGCTGTTTCTATGGCAACATCGGTACCCGCACCTATTGCAATGCCTAGATCCGCTTTTGCTAGAGAAGGTGCATCATTTACCCCATCACCCGTCATAGCAACTTTTTTGCCTTTACTTATAAGTTCATCAATTTTTTCTGATTTTTCTTGAGGCAACACTTCAGATATTACTGTGTCAATTTTTAACGCTTCGCCCACATAAGCCGCTACTCTTTCATTATCGCCTGTTAGCATGATTGATTCTATGCCCATTGTTCTTAAGGTTTCTACCGCTTCCTTAGCCGTCGTTCTAACGATATCGGATAAGGCAATATAGCCCATGAGTCTATGATTCTCAAGTACGAAAACAACAGTTTTACCTTGTTGTGCCAGTTCTTCATAATGATTTTCATCAAATTCAATTTTCTCACTCTTCATGTATCCCGGACTTACTACCATAATTTCCTTACCTTCTACTTCAGCTTGTAAACCCTTACCTGTCAAGTTTTGATAATGACTCACTTCCTTCAACTCTAGACTTCTATTCTTCCCTTCATTTACAATCCCTTTTGCAATAGGATGCTCCGAATTAGACTCAACAGAATAAGCCATGGTTAGTAACTCA from Petrocella atlantisensis includes:
- a CDS encoding glucoamylase family protein, whose amino-acid sequence is MVLNIIGTISSFLLNRSVGFNRALVAILLIGVMIFLYVRYIHIRKRAILPIEPIGMDDILGPVEWEQQMLDLAKNHQNVKLMRYNFVLGDYNQIAYKKLNQIRSSISEISSDLIALIPAARWLFDNYQMLYREIKKVRTRGTNYEILPILRSKEYHGYPRIYVVAKKMVAISGGHLNEENISIMLQAYQKEIHLLDKELWVLPEMIGFCLLESIIEVAEEVVSIVKIKAKAEKFVKEKLGVQPGVIDIASFLSEVDADCRKNFSFHAHVIYQLKNMSFEEESIQRYVAHHYKSKSANKRIKPSKVFLEESKLESYLESDIRALIVSLKGISEVDEEKFFEAFSLLESILINDPDGVYAKMDSASKGMYRGIIVKLSLKHHIEEGVIAEYALELAKAGREDLNCPHHVGTYLIGKGYPLLKAKVLNKKAPENLEKKQNIKGISYFITGFLLVVSISVFVIFMMKRFGLVEDINIYVIVLVVGLPMLTGIAIELTNHIFTRRMAVAKIPSLDYLEEIPDHSRTFLVMPVLVSSKSQCIEYLERLEKHYLANRQDNLYFGLLADFEDAPEKVMPKDEILEKALIKKINALNVLYPSTHQRFSLFIRERQWNKSENCYMGWERKRGKLEEFNNLLSGIKKEDTSFTTLLCEEALLETFKYVITLDADSNLIRDNASKLVGLIDHPLNQPVIDPVSKRVKEGYAIIQPSIGNHIVDKKSSRFPEVFGGQTGLANYSSIQSDIYQDVFNEGVYTGKGIYHVEAFHLILNKIIPDNSVLSHDLLESCYVKTAFSSSVKIMDTFPSSVLSFVKREHRWIRGDWQLLPWLFKRKPKNGISLNVISKWKILDNLRRSIVPVSKTLFIIINLAIMPKVFYLWLPLVFFSDILNFASLLYAIISQKINRPQFTIVYKGLFKEIMLMFERALMELVITPYRAQIATDAIMRTVFRVLISQEKMLRWNTSENEDASVVNTLRGYFFNMFSAIIAAMVLVGLLIVQTVHPVAIAIYGALALAWGMSFWMAYRMSQPREERFIKGALEDRELLLETARRTWLFFKDHATKDNNYLCPDNYQYAPKEKLSNKTSPTNIGLQLLATLSARDFGFETLSTMIAHEERLLETIGTLPKWKGHLYNWYNTSTLEILHPDYISTVDSGNFFGHLIALKNGIIEQLDTPIFTTHLISELRHTLKTSQTNMLLKDDYGTIGEFSADLSDIRALIKSNEQKLGEGSHRIGEVLSSLDIIINEVEVFNLEDIPFLDCPTLGQLALEDNDAAKDMVSRIKVVSHTIDSMLKEAEFRFLYNEKRLLFLIGYHVSSQTKDAGCYDLMASESSLTSFIAIARGEVPLKHWSKLGRPFTMIDGLPCFVSWSGTMFEYLMPNLVMKEYDGSVYAETSKAAVLQHINYAKHMSIPWGISESQYYRFDLDANYQYKAFGIPKLRLQPALKEPLVVAPYATFLALEYASEEAMSNLRRMSDLGAFSTYGYYEAIDFNGPDPEYETPYCIVRSFMAHHQGMNLVAINNFLNNGIMRTRFHAEAMVKATEVLLEEKRQSHFISIAKRGYTIKIRKMELEEDVLSNRYVNSVAPEIAVVRYFSNNNYSLMITSDGDGFSSYNDMMLYRWRSDLYANTGNYIYIKDMNKNSVWSTTYNPTKKEPEDYEAIFHPHKAEFKRTDGDIITHTEVSLSPNYNLEIRKVTLTNNGKDLKQLELTSYMEVVGDRFLAELSHPAFNKLFIESEYIEEHGIFLSRRRSNKEGNNPYLMHMVKTDVNLSKNVAYENDRLKFIGRNNTLMNPVTVVDSILLSNSTGFCNDPIMSLRVNIALAEGESTSVSFITGVSKSKEEAIAISDELSIDYRIDDMFEKFRLQSAIELKYLDISRKQLNAFQDLISPLFYPSGYYRGPAENIRRNWKNQSFLWKFGVSGDNPIMLLTVKSIEAASVVRDVLKAYEYLRINQVKVDLIILSEAKHGYIQELHDLLNDMTSSLRIYDESRDRPSLFILHSNQVIPAELDLLFTVARVVFNEKTGIYFRNIKETLKEIIEEVVEI
- the namA gene encoding NADPH dehydrogenase NamA; this translates as MKALEKYKLGNIELKNRLVMSPMCMYSAKDDGKANDFHFTHYETRAIGGVGLIIVEATAVMPNGRISDQDLGIWNDEQIEGLKEITSRIKKHGARAGIQIAHAGRKSEATKTTPIAPSAIKFSDDYRMPQVLDENQIQQVIQAFVEGAKRAVRAGFDYIEIHGAHGYLNHEFLSQVTNQREDQFGGSLENRCRLLNWIIDQVKAAIPEHVALGLRVSASDYMVGGIDGDEMVRIIDQVKGKLDIIHTSSGGLAPVSMQVYPGYQIRFAEQIKHECQVATIAVGLITSIEMIEEIINNNRCDLIALGRLLLRDPYFPLKMYQQAGILEGIPKAYKRGFY